A genomic stretch from Halogranum gelatinilyticum includes:
- a CDS encoding Cdc6/Cdc18 family protein, with product MITDARVLQSEFIPRKVEHRNQEVNLLSNSLRPIMDGETAQTTLLTGPSGAGKTCIAQFTVEKLRENVLDINSQYINCWQDYTRFRVLYRALEGIGKTVDIHRRSTPKDELLDRIQQYDGPQYVLILDEADQLEDMSVLYDLYRARNISMILMANRENDLFSQFDGRLTSRLQSCTRIHFEKYHFDELISILEARVRWGLSEDVIGKQQLALIADGAAGDARVAIGILRNAARRADQEGAEEITNDILHDAIPGGKQEVRQKAVNQLTPHQHALYEILQEEGELSPGELYDRYSESVDEPKTKRTVRNYLSKMDQYRLIVSEGKNRARTYRVR from the coding sequence CAGTCGGAGTTCATCCCACGGAAAGTCGAGCATCGAAACCAGGAGGTAAACCTCCTCTCGAACTCGTTGCGGCCGATCATGGATGGTGAGACCGCCCAGACGACCCTGCTCACCGGCCCCTCGGGTGCAGGAAAGACCTGTATCGCCCAGTTTACCGTGGAAAAGCTGCGGGAGAACGTCCTCGACATCAACTCGCAGTACATCAACTGCTGGCAGGACTACACACGCTTTCGGGTGTTGTACCGCGCTCTCGAGGGCATCGGAAAGACGGTCGATATCCACCGACGGTCGACGCCGAAAGACGAACTACTCGACCGGATTCAACAGTACGATGGGCCACAGTACGTCCTCATTCTCGACGAGGCAGACCAGCTGGAGGACATGAGTGTTCTCTACGATCTCTACCGTGCGCGAAACATCTCCATGATCCTCATGGCGAACCGCGAGAACGACCTCTTCTCACAGTTCGATGGGCGACTGACAAGTCGGCTTCAAAGCTGTACACGGATCCACTTCGAGAAGTACCATTTCGACGAGCTCATCTCAATCCTCGAAGCCCGCGTCCGGTGGGGACTTTCGGAAGACGTTATCGGAAAGCAACAACTTGCGCTCATCGCCGACGGTGCTGCCGGCGACGCACGGGTCGCAATCGGTATCTTGCGAAACGCGGCGCGACGGGCCGACCAGGAGGGTGCAGAGGAGATTACCAACGACATTCTCCACGATGCCATCCCGGGTGGGAAGCAGGAAGTCCGACAGAAAGCGGTGAACCAGTTGACGCCACATCAGCACGCCCTCTACGAGATTTTGCAGGAGGAAGGTGAACTGTCGCCGGGGGAGCTGTACGACCGCTATTCGGAGTCTGTCGATGAACCGAAGACGAAGCGCACAGTCAGAAATTACCTTTCGAAGATGGACCAGTACCGGCTCATCGTCTCCGAGGGCAAGAACCGTGCACGCACCTACCGAGTCCGCTGA